One Myxococcales bacterium genomic region harbors:
- a CDS encoding VCBS repeat-containing protein: MRLFAYASLALLFACTTASTSAEGDPTDPTGGTGGQGGGSGGQGGDAAKPRKVCTRFAAEPSAWAVPDASFNRVNATYGQWLTMDLDGDGKVDLVRANDPDNDGKPYGAAAGKPHWQLFQGGAGGFAEPVQWAVPDSLFNRVNATYGQWLTMDLDGDGKLDLVRANDPDNDGKPYGAAAGKPHWQFFRGEKGGFAKAPTEWAVPDSLFNRVNATYGQWLTMDLDGDGKLDLVRANDPDNDGKPYGAAAGKPHWQFFKGEKSGFAKAPTEWAVPDSLFNRVNATYGQWLTMDLDGDGKLDLVRANDPDNDGKPYGAAAGKPHWQFFKGENGGFAKTPAEWAVPDSLFNRVNATYGQWLTMDLDNDGKVDLVRANDPDNDGNAYGAKSGKPHWQVFKGGDTGFAKAPAEWPVPEASFNRVNATYGQWLTMDLDGDGCVDLVRANDPKNDGKAFSGPSWQRFGAE, encoded by the coding sequence ATGCGCCTCTTCGCCTACGCCAGCCTCGCTCTCCTCTTCGCGTGCACCACGGCGTCGACTTCCGCCGAAGGAGATCCCACCGATCCGACGGGTGGCACGGGTGGGCAAGGTGGAGGCTCGGGCGGCCAAGGCGGAGACGCAGCCAAGCCTCGAAAGGTGTGCACGCGCTTCGCGGCGGAGCCAAGCGCGTGGGCCGTCCCCGACGCATCGTTCAACCGGGTCAACGCGACCTACGGGCAGTGGCTCACGATGGACCTCGATGGCGACGGCAAGGTCGATCTCGTCCGCGCCAACGACCCCGACAACGACGGAAAACCCTACGGCGCCGCCGCCGGGAAGCCTCATTGGCAGCTCTTCCAAGGGGGCGCAGGCGGCTTCGCCGAGCCGGTGCAGTGGGCCGTCCCCGATTCGCTCTTCAACCGCGTCAACGCCACCTACGGTCAGTGGCTCACCATGGACCTCGACGGCGACGGCAAGCTCGATCTCGTCCGCGCCAACGACCCCGACAACGACGGAAAACCCTACGGCGCCGCCGCCGGGAAGCCTCATTGGCAATTCTTCAGAGGCGAAAAGGGCGGCTTCGCCAAGGCGCCCACCGAGTGGGCCGTCCCCGATTCGCTCTTCAACCGCGTCAACGCCACCTACGGTCAGTGGCTCACCATGGACCTCGACGGCGACGGCAAGCTCGATCTCGTCCGCGCCAACGACCCCGACAACGACGGAAAACCCTACGGCGCCGCCGCCGGGAAGCCTCACTGGCAATTCTTCAAAGGCGAAAAAAGCGGCTTCGCCAAGGCACCCACCGAGTGGGCCGTCCCCGATTCGCTCTTCAACCGCGTCAACGCCACCTACGGTCAGTGGCTCACCATGGACCTCGACGGCGACGGCAAGCTCGATCTCGTCCGCGCCAACGACCCCGACAACGACGGAAAACCCTACGGCGCCGCCGCCGGGAAGCCTCACTGGCAATTCTTCAAAGGCGAAAATGGCGGCTTCGCCAAGACACCCGCCGAGTGGGCCGTCCCCGATTCGCTCTTCAACCGCGTCAACGCCACCTACGGTCAGTGGCTCACCATGGACCTCGACAACGACGGGAAGGTCGACCTGGTGCGCGCCAACGATCCGGACAACGACGGGAACGCCTACGGCGCGAAGAGTGGAAAGCCCCACTGGCAAGTATTCAAAGGAGGGGACACGGGCTTCGCCAAAGCTCCGGCGGAGTGGCCCGTCCCCGAGGCCTCGTTCAATCGCGTGAACGCGACCTACGGGCAATGGCTCACCATGGACCTCGACGGCGACGGGTGTGTCGACCTCGTGCGCGCGAACGACCCGAAGAACGACGGCAAGGCCTTCTCGGGGCCCTCGTGGCAGCGCTTCGGCGCGGAGTGA
- a CDS encoding LysR family transcriptional regulator — MGGAGGQPSVELEWDHYRTFEAIARTGSLTRAAKVLGASQSTVSRHLARLEERARTPLVVRRSPIELTERGRALLEAVVPMIAASLGVADVLDVEPEARGEVTLSTVGEVARWVLAPRLGAFCRAYPNLRLRLLATNERVSLASGEADLAIRLARPEKGDLWAKRLGTETYGLFAGPGVPEGVFAPWVGLAGSLAHVAEQSYAERLFPGRPARVLVEDLEALGTIVEQGLGAAVLPRAFAKRLRDVVEVEPARFGCAFEGIFPSRDFFLVVHRTRRSLPKVRAVVRWVEAAWSESALGQSAARSRPR, encoded by the coding sequence ATGGGCGGAGCGGGCGGGCAACCTTCGGTGGAGCTCGAGTGGGACCACTACCGCACGTTCGAGGCGATCGCGCGGACGGGCAGCCTCACGCGCGCGGCGAAGGTGCTCGGCGCGAGCCAATCGACGGTGAGCCGTCACCTCGCGCGGCTCGAGGAGCGGGCGCGGACCCCGCTCGTGGTGCGCAGGTCCCCCATCGAGCTCACCGAGCGAGGGCGCGCGCTGCTCGAGGCCGTGGTGCCGATGATAGCGGCCTCCCTGGGCGTGGCCGACGTGCTGGACGTCGAGCCCGAGGCGCGAGGCGAGGTCACCCTCTCGACCGTGGGCGAGGTCGCGCGGTGGGTGCTCGCGCCGCGGCTCGGGGCGTTCTGTCGCGCCTATCCGAATTTGCGGTTACGGCTCCTCGCGACGAACGAGCGCGTGAGCCTCGCCTCGGGGGAGGCCGATCTCGCCATTCGGCTCGCGCGGCCCGAGAAGGGCGACCTCTGGGCGAAGCGCCTCGGGACGGAGACGTACGGGCTCTTCGCCGGGCCGGGGGTGCCCGAGGGCGTCTTCGCGCCGTGGGTGGGGCTCGCCGGCTCGCTCGCCCACGTGGCGGAGCAGAGCTATGCAGAGCGTCTCTTCCCCGGCCGTCCCGCGCGTGTCCTCGTGGAGGACCTCGAGGCTCTCGGCACGATCGTCGAGCAGGGGCTCGGTGCGGCGGTCCTCCCTCGTGCGTTCGCGAAGAGGCTCCGCGACGTCGTCGAGGTCGAGCCCGCCCGGTTCGGCTGCGCGTTCGAGGGGATCTTCCCTTCGCGCGACTTCTTCCTCGTCGTGCATCGAACGAGGCGCTCCCTCCCGAAGGTGCGGGCCGTCGTGCGGTGGGTCGAGGCGGCGTGGTCGGAGTCTGCTCTTGGGCAGAGCGCCGCGCGTTCGCGGCCTCGGTAG
- a CDS encoding MBL fold metallo-hydrolase — protein MTGIQIAPLSRASARRTVSGMKLLHLRNATCLLTYAGERFLVDPMLSDVGAMPGFKLFGGGRRRNPLVPLPNVAAKAIASATAILVTHEHPDHFDSAGRRLAKERGLPVHATAMDVPHLRKKGIDARVVEEGSLGFPSEVVPAKHGRGLVGFALGPVSGYYLAAPGEPSVYLVGDAILVDTVREAIARLAPDVIVAPAGSANFGIGGDILFSPRELVDLVTMAPGKVVLNHLEALDHCPTTRAEVRARMLDAGLADKVLVPEDGEEIELTGAGPRSQPARTGGARRPGIQKWMTAPFSGA, from the coding sequence ATGACAGGCATCCAGATCGCGCCATTGTCGCGGGCCTCGGCGCGCCGCACGGTCTCGGGCATGAAGCTCCTCCACCTCCGAAACGCGACCTGCCTCCTCACCTACGCCGGCGAGCGCTTCCTCGTCGATCCCATGCTCTCGGACGTCGGCGCGATGCCCGGGTTCAAGCTCTTCGGCGGTGGGCGGCGACGAAACCCGCTCGTCCCCCTCCCGAACGTCGCGGCGAAGGCCATCGCCTCGGCGACGGCCATTCTTGTGACCCACGAGCACCCGGACCACTTCGACTCGGCCGGTCGAAGGCTCGCGAAGGAGCGGGGCCTCCCCGTCCACGCGACCGCGATGGACGTCCCGCATCTCCGCAAAAAGGGCATCGACGCGCGTGTGGTCGAGGAGGGGTCGCTCGGGTTCCCGTCCGAGGTCGTCCCTGCCAAACACGGCCGAGGGCTCGTCGGTTTCGCGCTCGGGCCCGTGTCGGGCTACTACCTCGCGGCCCCCGGCGAGCCGAGCGTCTACCTGGTGGGAGACGCCATCCTCGTCGACACCGTGCGCGAGGCCATCGCACGCCTCGCCCCGGACGTGATCGTCGCCCCCGCGGGCTCGGCCAATTTTGGCATCGGGGGGGACATCCTGTTCTCGCCGAGGGAGCTCGTGGACCTCGTCACGATGGCGCCCGGCAAGGTCGTGCTGAACCACCTCGAGGCCCTCGATCACTGCCCGACCACACGGGCCGAGGTCCGCGCGCGCATGCTGGACGCGGGCCTCGCGGACAAGGTGCTCGTGCCCGAGGACGGCGAGGAGATCGAGCTCACCGGCGCGGGCCCACGAAGCCAACCGGCTCGCACCGGCGGGGCACGCCGTCCGGGCATCCAGAAGTGGATGACCGCACCGTTCTCCGGGGCCTGA
- a CDS encoding PQQ-binding-like beta-propeller repeat protein → MYRSPPSPEAPLVVVAAQERVLAYRRADGAVAWLHDFRARSHWDGFQDPSTLGPLSLEMTPERVFVATTTHVTAIEYASGRVMGQITLTDARIRPQMVVDGQDLFVTTDKEIVCLDLGGNLRWRAPHGLEIGASTPAIGVPGNVRQGDFAGYK, encoded by the coding sequence ATGTACCGGAGCCCTCCTTCGCCCGAAGCCCCGCTCGTCGTCGTCGCCGCGCAAGAGCGGGTCCTCGCGTACCGCAGAGCCGACGGCGCCGTGGCCTGGCTCCACGACTTCCGCGCGCGCAGCCACTGGGACGGCTTTCAGGACCCGAGCACCCTCGGGCCGCTCTCGCTCGAGATGACCCCGGAGCGCGTGTTCGTCGCGACGACCACCCACGTCACCGCCATCGAGTACGCGTCCGGCCGCGTCATGGGGCAGATCACGCTCACGGATGCGCGTATCCGCCCGCAGATGGTCGTCGACGGGCAGGACCTCTTCGTCACCACGGACAAGGAGATCGTGTGCCTCGACCTCGGCGGCAACCTCCGATGGCGCGCGCCGCACGGGCTCGAGATCGGCGCGAGCACGCCGGCGATCGGCGTCCCCGGCAACGTGCGCCAGGGCGACTTCGCCGGGTACAAGTAG
- a CDS encoding sigma 54-dependent Fis family transcriptional regulator yields MTRTLHRAGLAPPLPVRVRVVGAGQPSARLERGTLTVGGASTCDLIVDDPGVSRRHVELELVPEGVHVRDLKSRNGTYFLGQRVERMVLAPGASLRIGSTTLAIELDTTLDDEPLTVAGFRGMIGTSKAMQQLFGTIARLDGSLLPLLVTGETGVGKELVARALHEGSRVSSGPFVPINCGAIPRELVASTLFGHKKGAFTGATEPRRGAFGAASGGTLLLDEIGELPLDVQPALLRVLERGEVVAVGEDVPRKVEVRLVAATHRDLLAEVRAGRFREDLYYRLSVVKLVVPPLRDRREDIAELATFFARQEGQSGLPADVLEELAARPFPGNVRELRNVVLAYVALGVAPAAEGAGSSTVGGGLDQALSAAVRLDLPFLAQREAIAERFSAHYVDRLLAETKGNQTLAAKLAGLDRTYLGRLLAKLGKR; encoded by the coding sequence GTGACCCGTACCCTCCATCGCGCGGGGCTCGCGCCTCCGCTCCCCGTGCGCGTGCGCGTGGTCGGCGCGGGCCAACCGAGCGCGCGGCTCGAACGAGGGACGCTCACCGTCGGCGGCGCGTCGACGTGCGACCTGATCGTCGACGATCCGGGAGTGTCGCGCCGCCACGTCGAGCTCGAGCTCGTGCCCGAGGGCGTCCACGTGCGCGACCTCAAGAGCCGCAACGGCACGTATTTTCTCGGTCAGCGCGTCGAACGCATGGTGCTCGCGCCGGGCGCGTCGCTGCGCATCGGGTCGACCACCCTCGCGATCGAGCTCGACACCACGCTCGACGACGAGCCGCTCACGGTCGCCGGCTTTCGCGGAATGATCGGCACGTCGAAGGCGATGCAGCAGCTCTTCGGCACGATCGCCCGGCTCGACGGCTCGCTGCTCCCGCTGCTCGTCACCGGCGAGACCGGCGTCGGAAAGGAGCTCGTCGCGCGGGCCCTCCACGAAGGGTCCCGCGTGTCGTCGGGGCCGTTCGTGCCCATCAACTGCGGCGCCATTCCGCGCGAGCTCGTCGCGAGCACGCTCTTCGGCCACAAAAAAGGGGCGTTCACGGGCGCGACGGAGCCGCGACGAGGTGCGTTCGGCGCGGCGTCCGGCGGCACCCTGCTCCTCGACGAAATCGGTGAGCTGCCTCTCGACGTGCAGCCCGCGCTCCTCCGCGTGCTCGAGCGGGGAGAGGTCGTCGCCGTGGGCGAGGACGTGCCCCGCAAGGTCGAGGTCCGCCTGGTCGCTGCGACCCACCGCGATCTCCTCGCCGAGGTGCGCGCGGGCCGCTTCCGCGAGGATCTCTACTACCGGCTCTCGGTCGTGAAGCTCGTCGTGCCGCCGCTCCGCGACCGGCGTGAGGACATCGCGGAGCTCGCGACGTTCTTCGCCCGCCAAGAGGGCCAGTCGGGGCTCCCAGCCGACGTGCTGGAGGAGCTCGCGGCCCGACCCTTCCCTGGGAACGTGCGTGAGCTTCGGAACGTGGTGCTCGCGTACGTCGCGCTGGGGGTCGCGCCCGCGGCCGAGGGTGCTGGGTCGTCCACCGTCGGCGGGGGCCTCGACCAGGCGCTCTCTGCGGCCGTGCGCCTCGATCTCCCTTTTCTCGCGCAACGCGAGGCCATCGCCGAGCGCTTCTCGGCGCACTACGTGGACCGACTCCTCGCCGAGACCAAAGGCAACCAAACGCTCGCCGCCAAGCTCGCCGGCCTCGACCGCACCTACCTCGGGCGCCTGCTCGCCAAGCTCGGGAAGCGCTGA
- a CDS encoding protein kinase, producing the protein MSGARYEALARIGTGGMATVWLGRARGALGFERLVALKRAHPHVRDDPELRESLRLEATLAGRLRHPNVVSVLDVHEAHGEIELVLDYVEGATLAELLAREFTDLRAVVRVLLDAAAGLEAVHRAKGDDGAPLGVVHRDVTPSNVLVGVDGVARIADFGIARTSEREGAKTSTGVLKGKVGYMAPEYVESYRADAASDQFSLGVVVWEALAAQRLFKGPTELETMKRVVVARVPDLGDLRPELAPFDRVVRRALARDPAERYPSVGAFAHALEETARDRGLLGTHDDVARLVEAAVGPSLASRREVLSAGTTPAHAEPNAATSRDDVATASVVVPPSRPERGDTIDSRGLATAERHMDPTTSPWSRRAAFGLGALLVTAVGAALFATSRGPRPELTEPAPPLASTPPPTDAASLPPASNEPSTPPPAPSEPSTKPVTESPIASPTTSPSTKKAGSRPSPAQVPTKAPPNPYKPGK; encoded by the coding sequence TTGAGCGGCGCGCGCTACGAGGCGCTCGCCCGCATCGGGACGGGCGGGATGGCCACGGTGTGGCTCGGGAGGGCGCGAGGTGCGCTCGGCTTCGAGCGGCTCGTGGCGCTGAAGCGCGCTCACCCCCACGTGCGCGACGATCCCGAGCTCCGCGAGAGCCTCCGCCTCGAGGCCACGCTCGCCGGGCGGCTTCGGCACCCGAACGTGGTGTCCGTGCTCGACGTCCACGAGGCTCACGGCGAGATCGAGCTCGTGCTCGACTACGTCGAAGGCGCGACCCTCGCAGAGCTCCTCGCACGGGAATTTACCGACCTCCGCGCCGTCGTTCGCGTGCTGCTCGACGCCGCCGCGGGCCTCGAGGCCGTGCACCGCGCCAAGGGTGACGACGGGGCGCCGCTCGGTGTGGTTCACCGGGACGTGACACCGAGCAACGTGCTCGTGGGCGTCGACGGCGTCGCGCGGATCGCCGACTTCGGCATCGCGCGGACGAGCGAGCGCGAAGGCGCGAAGACGTCGACGGGGGTGCTCAAAGGCAAGGTGGGGTACATGGCGCCCGAGTACGTCGAGAGCTACCGCGCCGACGCCGCGAGCGATCAGTTCTCGCTCGGCGTGGTCGTGTGGGAGGCCCTCGCGGCGCAGCGCCTCTTCAAAGGACCGACCGAGCTCGAGACGATGAAGCGTGTCGTCGTGGCCCGTGTGCCCGACCTCGGCGATCTACGGCCCGAGCTCGCGCCGTTCGACCGGGTGGTGCGCCGTGCGCTCGCGCGTGACCCCGCCGAGCGCTACCCGAGCGTCGGAGCCTTTGCGCACGCGCTCGAAGAGACGGCTCGCGACCGAGGGCTCCTCGGCACCCACGACGACGTCGCGCGGCTCGTCGAAGCGGCCGTAGGCCCGAGCCTCGCCTCGCGCCGGGAGGTCCTCTCCGCGGGTACCACGCCGGCGCACGCCGAGCCGAACGCGGCGACCTCGCGCGACGACGTGGCCACCGCCTCGGTCGTCGTGCCACCGTCCCGACCGGAGCGTGGCGACACGATCGATTCCCGAGGCCTCGCCACGGCCGAGCGCCACATGGACCCGACGACCTCGCCGTGGAGCCGACGCGCCGCCTTCGGTCTCGGTGCCCTCCTGGTGACGGCCGTTGGCGCCGCGCTTTTTGCCACGTCGCGCGGCCCACGGCCCGAGCTCACGGAGCCCGCTCCCCCGCTCGCGTCGACTCCACCTCCGACGGACGCTGCGTCTCTCCCGCCTGCGTCGAACGAACCGTCCACGCCTCCGCCGGCGCCGAGCGAACCTTCGACGAAACCCGTCACGGAGAGCCCGATCGCGAGCCCGACTACGAGCCCGAGCACGAAGAAAGCCGGGAGCCGGCCCTCTCCCGCGCAGGTCCCTACGAAGGCGCCTCCGAACCCGTACAAGCCTGGAAAATAG
- a CDS encoding peptidoglycan DD-metalloendopeptidase family protein, protein MRTTPLRTFARLAFVTSILGASAAGCASEATETEELWDEGPPSDDTDPGPQEEVGAVSEALSIASFQLPFPCGQVWSGQTRTNHSPTSSIDFNRAGDEGDAVVAAAAGTVRRVQNLGSRSYGLWIEIDHGSGYTTRYAHLSSEVVSVGQKVVRGQRIGAVGNTGGSTGAHLHFEIRRNGVDVRVAFDGSPALYFGTRNYTSKNCPRSTVGATGSGGVTGRIETSGASVNVRAGAGTTFAVVGTVDDGESVRIVCQRRGVAVSGPFGRTDLWDKIGTGYVSDAYVFTGSDGRVAPDCP, encoded by the coding sequence ATGCGCACGACGCCGCTCCGCACCTTCGCCCGACTCGCCTTCGTCACCTCCATCCTCGGCGCCTCGGCTGCGGGCTGCGCCTCGGAGGCCACGGAGACGGAAGAGCTCTGGGACGAAGGGCCGCCCTCGGACGACACCGATCCGGGGCCCCAAGAAGAGGTCGGCGCGGTGAGCGAGGCGCTCTCCATCGCGAGCTTTCAGCTCCCCTTCCCGTGTGGTCAGGTGTGGTCGGGGCAGACGCGCACGAACCACAGCCCGACGAGCTCGATCGACTTCAACCGCGCGGGCGACGAAGGGGACGCCGTGGTGGCCGCCGCCGCCGGCACCGTGCGTCGTGTCCAGAACCTCGGCAGCCGCAGCTACGGCTTGTGGATCGAGATCGACCACGGCTCGGGCTACACCACCCGCTACGCGCACCTCTCGTCCGAGGTCGTCTCCGTCGGGCAGAAGGTCGTGCGCGGGCAGCGCATCGGCGCGGTCGGGAACACGGGCGGCTCGACCGGTGCTCACCTCCACTTCGAGATCCGGCGGAACGGCGTCGACGTACGCGTCGCGTTCGACGGGAGCCCCGCGCTCTATTTCGGGACGCGCAACTACACGAGCAAGAACTGCCCGCGCTCGACCGTCGGCGCCACCGGGAGCGGCGGCGTCACGGGCCGCATCGAGACCTCGGGCGCGTCGGTGAACGTGCGCGCCGGTGCGGGGACTACCTTCGCCGTCGTAGGGACGGTCGACGACGGCGAGAGCGTGCGCATCGTCTGCCAGCGTCGTGGCGTCGCCGTGAGCGGCCCCTTCGGCCGAACCGACCTGTGGGACAAAATCGGGACGGGGTACGTCTCCGATGCGTACGTGTTCACCGGGAGCGACGGTCGCGTGGCTCCGGACTGCCCCTGA
- a CDS encoding glycogen-debranching protein → MKARVRAIRPSILVALAAALVACSAPADEAPPEGGAAATDPFVPPELPGADVRPEGAVDPWAFGPRFGARVLASGDLEVRTRSARATRVELCLFRKSFGEPERLRLPMTRDASGVFSLVVKAGELTEKGITGAIFYGFRAFGPNWPYDPSFTPGSRAGFLSDVDDAGNRMNPNKLLVDPYALETSHDPYHPGHGDGRVYRTGEGAREVDSGPFAPKSVVVRAPRAAEPGLSRPLRDDVIYEVHVRGLTRSDPTVPENERGTYAGAARRAKYLKELGVTAIELLPIQETPNDQNERTPDARGDNYWGYSTLAYFAPDRRYAADKSPGGPTRELRAMVEAFHAEGIKVLVDVVYNHTSEGGGRGDALSLYSLRGLDNASYYALADDPRTYVDSNGVGANVNTKSPLAADLVVDSLRYWHDALGVDGFRFDLASVVANGCARGCYRFERDGGILARIAKELPARPDEGGDGADLVAEPWGLAAGSYQVGNFPKGWSEWNDRYRDAFRRDLNRLGVDAVPPRELARRLSGSGDAFDHGGRRPAASVNFIVAHDGMTLADLFAYDRKNNGQAWPFGPSDGGTDNDLAFSHGGDPARQRAVTRTAMALLALSAGVPMFNGGDERLRTQRGNNNAYNLDSEGTWLDWSPSAPRDAFEAFTRRALGFRHAHPALRPTRYWTWGGAGAEVRWLRDDGAPVNDAYLDDASRHYLGMLLDGQKLGDSAKAIFVAYNGWSETLFATVPEAPAGASWGLVADTSPSAEAWGNWVGDTEARPLTSSRHTLAPRSLAVFVAR, encoded by the coding sequence ATGAAAGCACGCGTCCGAGCCATTCGCCCTTCGATTTTGGTCGCTCTCGCGGCGGCGCTCGTCGCGTGCAGCGCCCCGGCGGACGAGGCTCCGCCCGAAGGAGGCGCGGCCGCGACGGACCCCTTCGTGCCACCGGAGCTGCCAGGAGCCGACGTTCGCCCCGAAGGCGCCGTCGATCCATGGGCGTTCGGTCCTCGCTTCGGCGCGCGTGTGCTCGCGAGCGGAGACCTCGAGGTTCGCACGCGTTCGGCGCGCGCGACACGTGTCGAGCTGTGCCTCTTTCGAAAGAGCTTCGGAGAGCCGGAGCGTCTGCGTCTGCCCATGACGCGTGACGCCTCGGGGGTGTTCTCGCTCGTCGTGAAGGCGGGCGAGCTCACCGAGAAGGGCATCACGGGGGCTATTTTTTACGGCTTTCGTGCGTTCGGGCCGAACTGGCCGTACGACCCTTCCTTCACGCCGGGCTCCCGCGCGGGGTTCCTGTCGGACGTCGACGACGCCGGCAACCGCATGAACCCCAACAAGCTGCTCGTCGATCCGTACGCCCTCGAGACGAGCCACGACCCGTACCATCCGGGCCACGGAGACGGCCGCGTCTACCGCACGGGTGAGGGGGCGCGCGAGGTCGACTCGGGACCGTTCGCCCCGAAGAGCGTGGTGGTGCGTGCTCCGCGCGCGGCCGAGCCCGGCCTCTCGCGACCCCTCCGTGACGACGTGATCTACGAGGTGCACGTCCGCGGGCTCACCCGCTCGGATCCGACCGTCCCCGAGAACGAACGTGGCACGTACGCCGGAGCCGCGCGCCGCGCGAAATACCTCAAGGAGCTCGGGGTGACGGCGATCGAGCTGCTCCCGATCCAAGAGACACCGAACGACCAGAACGAGCGCACCCCCGACGCGCGCGGCGACAACTACTGGGGGTACTCCACGCTCGCGTACTTCGCCCCCGATCGCAGGTACGCCGCCGACAAGTCACCGGGAGGCCCTACGCGCGAGCTCCGCGCCATGGTCGAAGCGTTTCACGCCGAGGGCATCAAGGTCCTTGTCGATGTGGTCTACAACCACACCTCGGAGGGCGGAGGCCGGGGAGACGCGCTCTCGCTCTACAGCCTTCGAGGTCTCGACAACGCCTCCTACTACGCGCTCGCCGACGATCCTCGCACGTATGTCGACTCGAACGGCGTCGGCGCGAACGTGAACACGAAGAGCCCGCTCGCCGCGGATCTGGTGGTCGACTCGCTCCGGTACTGGCACGACGCGCTCGGGGTCGATGGATTTCGCTTCGATCTCGCGTCGGTCGTCGCGAACGGGTGCGCGCGCGGGTGCTACCGGTTCGAGCGTGACGGTGGCATTCTCGCGCGCATCGCCAAAGAGCTCCCCGCGCGGCCGGACGAGGGCGGAGACGGGGCCGACCTCGTCGCCGAGCCCTGGGGCCTCGCCGCGGGGAGCTACCAGGTCGGGAATTTTCCGAAGGGGTGGTCCGAGTGGAACGATCGCTACCGCGACGCGTTCCGCCGTGATCTGAACCGCCTCGGCGTCGACGCCGTGCCTCCACGCGAGCTCGCGCGAAGGCTCTCGGGCTCGGGCGACGCGTTCGATCACGGCGGAAGACGACCCGCGGCTTCGGTCAACTTCATCGTCGCCCACGACGGGATGACCCTCGCCGATCTCTTCGCGTACGACCGGAAAAACAACGGCCAGGCGTGGCCCTTCGGCCCTTCCGACGGTGGCACCGACAACGATCTCGCCTTTTCGCACGGGGGAGATCCCGCACGCCAACGCGCCGTCACGCGCACGGCCATGGCGCTGCTCGCCTTGTCGGCGGGGGTGCCGATGTTCAACGGCGGCGACGAGCGACTGCGCACGCAGCGTGGAAACAACAACGCGTACAACCTCGACTCGGAGGGCACGTGGCTCGACTGGTCGCCCTCGGCGCCACGGGACGCCTTCGAGGCGTTCACGCGCCGCGCTCTCGGGTTCCGCCACGCCCACCCGGCCCTTCGGCCCACGCGCTACTGGACGTGGGGCGGCGCGGGAGCCGAGGTGCGATGGCTGCGCGACGACGGCGCCCCGGTGAACGACGCCTACCTCGACGACGCCTCTCGTCACTACCTCGGCATGCTGCTCGACGGCCAAAAGCTCGGAGACTCCGCCAAGGCGATCTTCGTCGCGTACAACGGGTGGTCGGAGACGTTGTTCGCGACCGTCCCGGAGGCCCCCGCCGGCGCCAGCTGGGGCCTCGTCGCCGATACGTCGCCGTCCGCCGAGGCGTGGGGCAACTGGGTGGGTGACACCGAAGCGCGTCCCCTCACGTCGAGCCGCCACACCCTCGCCCCGCGGAGCCTCGCCGTGTTCGTCGCACGGTAA
- a CDS encoding helix-turn-helix transcriptional regulator, translated as MHVKLVVARAGDRVVLSRAAGTLLLPLDTSVVEVSVGGSAHLVDRASWLVVPSGARASVANISPVGRTLVLGVTPALRRKVVETFHGEVDDAAFTRYLGAPQLLPRTTWVNEIAHRYLFERAVCEKRDNDATRFLETEIAKEIYFLCRDRERDRERSSIARGESELVERARAHLEAHLFDVDVLQALPRVCRASASTVLRAFKKELGDAPLPYLRKRRLDESLLLLKSKRHSVGEVAAMVGYGSFGAFSAAFRARFGVRPSDAREGIAPRAKSAG; from the coding sequence ATGCACGTGAAGCTCGTGGTGGCGCGCGCCGGGGACCGCGTGGTCCTCTCGCGCGCCGCGGGCACGCTCTTGCTGCCACTCGACACGAGCGTGGTCGAGGTCTCCGTGGGCGGGAGCGCGCACCTCGTCGATCGCGCAAGCTGGCTCGTCGTCCCGAGCGGAGCGCGGGCCTCCGTCGCGAACATCAGCCCCGTGGGCCGAACCTTGGTGCTCGGCGTGACGCCCGCGCTCCGGCGCAAGGTGGTCGAGACCTTTCACGGCGAGGTCGACGACGCGGCGTTCACGCGGTACCTCGGGGCGCCTCAGCTCCTCCCGCGCACGACCTGGGTGAACGAGATCGCGCATCGCTACCTCTTCGAGCGCGCCGTCTGCGAGAAGCGCGACAACGACGCCACGCGCTTCCTCGAGACCGAGATCGCCAAGGAGATTTACTTTCTCTGCCGCGACCGTGAGCGCGACCGCGAGCGCTCGTCCATCGCGCGGGGTGAGTCCGAGCTCGTCGAGCGTGCACGCGCCCACCTCGAGGCTCACCTGTTCGACGTCGACGTGCTCCAAGCGCTCCCGCGGGTGTGCCGTGCGAGCGCGAGCACGGTGCTGCGCGCCTTCAAGAAGGAGCTCGGCGACGCGCCCCTCCCCTACTTGCGCAAACGCCGCCTGGACGAGTCGCTCTTGCTCCTCAAGTCGAAGCGGCACTCGGTGGGCGAGGTGGCCGCGATGGTGGGCTACGGGAGCTTCGGGGCCTTCTCGGCGGCCTTCCGCGCGCGCTTCGGCGTTCGCCCGTCCGACGCTCGCGAGGGCATCGCGCCGCGGGCGAAGAGCGCGGGGTGA